A genome region from Gopherus evgoodei ecotype Sinaloan lineage unplaced genomic scaffold, rGopEvg1_v1.p scaffold_35_arrow_ctg1, whole genome shotgun sequence includes the following:
- the ZNF865 gene encoding zinc finger protein 865, with protein sequence MEANASDEGVHFQSYPFDFLEFLNHQRFEPMEAYNQEHAKAVASLPCPQPPYEYPPPPAGAPHFDRPAPAKPKDFKAEGPAPSASGAAQPKKAEPSAGPPQQYSTAAVPATPPLFDGAGAFGTPQWGIVDLSGHQHLFGSLKRGVGAAPAPAAPADSPAGKDDKNYFRRLKYFIDRRFPCGVCQKSFKQSSHLVQHMLVHTGERPYECSTCGRTYNHISSLIRHRRCHKEPPEAGPAAATPLPPPAPAGGTEPAGEGSPGPAQPDGPFTCSLCWKVFKKPSHLHQHQIIHTGERPFSCSVCDKSFNRRESLKRHVKTHSALLRVPCGVCGKEFRDTAYLLKHQASHAGPRPDYKCDVCGKAYAAPQSLLRHCQLHEGAAAPPKDAPAADSAPAAYQGPFLLPNEAPHAEGEAKAAFGNAALLGPHPLLLGAGKSFCCGICGRGFGRRETLKRHERIHTGEKPHQCSVCGKRFRESFHLTKHHVVHTRERPYKCELCGKVFGYPQSLTRHKQIHRLQLPCALGPAGALPTEGLSYGCSDCGERFPDLFHVMSHKEAHMADKPYACDACGKCFGFIENLMWHKLVHQTAPERLLPEGACAEAAPPPGPAGCLENGLPGEVQAGAAAAGLASLVAPSEEHPMIPSGERFTCGICGQSFKHFLALVTHKYVHLVRRTLGCAVCGRSFAGAYDLLLHRRSHLQKRHFSCSVCGKRFWEAALLMRHQRCHTEERPYRCAVCGRGFLRSWYLRQHKVVHTGERAYKCALCNKRFAQSSSLAEHQRLHVVARPQRCQTCGKTFRYRSNLLEHQRVHLGEKVYRCDLCGKSFFYLSSILRHQRAHSARRDLRCSACLKLFKDPKYFSKHVQTHQGGHPFKCSTCGEAFANTYGLKKHRHLHKLERLAALGHKDP encoded by the coding sequence ATGGAAGCGAATGCGAGCGACGAGGGCGTCCATTTCCAGAGCTACCCCTTCGACTTCCTGGAGTTCCTGAACCACCAGCGCTTCGAGCCCATGGAGGCTTACAACCAGGAGCACGCCAAGGCCGTGGCCtcgctgccctgcccccagcccccttacgAGTATCCCCCGCCGCCCGCCGGCGCCCCCCACTTCGATCGCCCCGCCCCCGCCAAGCCCAAGGACTTCAAAGCCGAGGGCCCTGCCCCCTCCGCCTCCGGCGCCGCCCAGCCCAAGAAAGCCGAGCCCAGCGCCGGCCCCCCGCAGCAGTACAGCACCGCCGCCGTGCCTGCCACCCCGCCACTCTTCGACGGGGCGGGGGCTTTTGGCACCCCCCAGTGGGGCATCGTGGACCTCTCGGGGCACCAGCACCTCTTCGGGAGCCTCAAGCGGGGGGTGGGCGCGGCCCCAGCCCCGGCGGCCCCAGCCGACAGCCCGGCCGGGAAAGACGACAAGAACTATTTCCGGCGGCTGAAGTACTTCATCGACCGGCGCTTCCCCTGCGGCGTGTGCCAGAAATCCTTCAAGCAGTCGTCCCACCTGGTGCAGCACATGCTGGTGCACACCGGCGAGCGGCCGTACGAGTGCTCCACCTGCGGCCGCACCTACAACCACATCTCCAGCCTCATCCGCCACCGGCGCTGCCACAAGGAGCCGCCTGAGGCCGGCCCGGCGGCTGCCACCCCCCTGCCGCCGCCAGCCCCGGCCGGGGGCACCGAGCCGGCCGGAGAAGGcagccccggcccggcccagcccgaCGGCCCTTTCACCTGCTCCCTGTGCTGGAAGGTCTTCAAGAAGCCAAGCCACCTGCACCAGCACCAGATCATCCACACCGGCGAGCGGCCCTTCAGCTGCTCCGTCTGCGACAAGAGTTTCAACCGGCGCGAGAGCCTCAAGCGCCACGTCAAGACCCACTCGGCCCTGCTGCGGGTGCCCTGCGGCGTCTGCGGCAAGGAGTTCCGGGACACCGCCTACCTGCTCAAGCACCAGGCCTCCCACGCCGGCCCGCGCCCCGACTACAAGTGCGACGTCTGCGGCAAGGCCTACGCCGCGCCCCAGAGCCTGCTGCGCCATTGCCAGCTCCACGAAGGGGCTGCCGCCCCCCCCAAGGACGCCCCGGCCGCCGACTCGGCCCCGGCCGCGTATCAGGGGCCCTTCCTGCTCCCCAATGAGGCCCCCCATGCCGAGGGGGAGGCCAAGGCGGCTTTCGGCAACgcggcgctgctggggccccaccCGCTGCTGCTGGGGGCCGGCAAGAGCTTCTGCTGCGGCATCTGCGGGCGCGGCTTCGGCCGGCGGGAGACGCTGAAGCGGCACGAGCGGATCCACACGGGCGAGAAGCCGCACCAGTGCTCGGTGTGCGGCAAGCGCTTCCGGGAGTCCTTCCACCTCACCAAGCACCACGTGGTGCACACCCGGGAGCGGCCCTACAAGTGCGAGCTGTGCGGCAAGGTCTTCGGCTACCCGCAGAGCCTCACCCGCCACAAGCAGATCCACCGGCTGCAGCTGCCCTGCGCCCTGGGGCCCGCCGGCGCCCTGCCCACCGAGGGGCTGAGTTATGGCTGCTCTGACTGTGGTGAGCGCTTTCCCGATCTCTTCCACGTTATGAGCCACAAGGAGGCCCACATGGCTGACAAGCCGTACGCCTGCGATGCCTGTGGCAAGTGCTTTGGCTTCATCGAGAACCTCATGTGGCACAAGCTGGTGCACCAGACGGCCCCCGAGCGGCTGCTGCCCGAGGGGGCCTGTGCCGAGgccgccccgccccccgggccCGCCGGCTGCCTGGAGAACGGGCTCCCTGGAGAGGTGCAGGCCGGTGCCGCTGCCGCTGGCCTGGCCTCCCTGGTGGCCCCGTCCGAGGAGCACCCCATGATCCCCAGCGGGGAGCGCTTCACCTGCGGCATCTGCGGGCAGAGCTTCAAGCACTTCCTGGCACTGGTGACCCACAAGTACGTGCACCTGGTGCGGCGCACGCTGGGCTGCGCCGTGTGCGGGCGCAGCTTCGCCGGCGCCTACGACCTGCTGCTGCACCGCCGCAGCCACCTGCAGAAGCGCCACTTCAGCTGCTCCGTCTGCGGCAAGCGCTTCTGGGAGGCGGCCCTGCTGATGCGCCACCAGCGCTGCCACACCGAGGAGCGGCCCTACCGCTGCGCCGTCTGCGGGCGCGGCTTCCTGCGCTCCTGGTACCTGCGCCAGCACAAGGTGGTGCACACGGGCGAGCGGGCCTACAAGTGCGCCCTGTGCAACAAGCGCTTCGCCCAGTCCTCCAGCTTGGCCGAGCACCAGCGCCTCCACGTGgtggcccggccccagcgctgCCAGACCTGCGGCAAGACCTTCCGCTACCGCTCCAACCTGCTGGAGCACCAGCGCGTGCACCTGGGGGAGAAGGTGTACCGCTGCGACCTCTGCGGCAAGAGCTTCTTCTACCTCTCGTCCATCCTGCGGCACCAGCGGGCCCACAGCGCCCGCCGCGACCTGCGCTGCTCTGCCTGCCTCAAGCTCTTCAAGGACCCCAAGTACTTCAGCAAGCACGTGCAGACCCACCAGGGCGGGCACCCCTTCAAGTGCAGCACCTGCGGCGAGGCCTTCGCCAACACCTACGGCCTGAAGAAACACCGGCACCTCCACAAGCTGGAGCGCCTGGCCGCCCTGGGCCACAAGGACCCCTGA